From the genome of Flavobacterium sediminis:
TTTTGGTTGAAATCGGATTCGATTTTAGGATCAAATGCACCACGGGCTTTTAGTAATTTAGCCTGAGCTTCTGTTATTTTCAGATCGGCTTGTTTGGTCAGAGGATGAAATTTTTTAACATAAGCTAAAAATTCTTCATAGGTAAATTCATCATTGATCTGTTGACTAAAGGAAGTCAAACTAAACAAACTGATTATAAGATAGGTTATATGCTTCATATAAGTTCCTTATTTTTTATCCGTTTTGCCTTTTGCAGCGTTAGGTTGGTAAAAATTAGGCGGAAATCCGTTGAGTGTCCTCCAGATTTCAAACCAGATAGGAACGTCTTCTAATAGCGCTAAGGTTTGTGTTCCGGCTCCGATGCTCAATTCTTTCGGCCACGGCTTTTCGTTGGGATCAGGAGCAATTAAAACGCGGTATTTGCCGTTTTCACTGATGAAATTCTCTTTGGCAACAATGACACCGCCAAAGGTTCCGTAAGAAACTCCGGGCCATCCGCTGAAAACGATAGTTGGCCATCCGTCGAACCAAACGCGTACTTTTTCTCCTTTGTTGATTAGCGGAAAGTTCAGCGGGTCGACATAGGTTTCTACGGCGATTTCAAAATTAGACGGCATGATACTTACAATAGGTGTACCGTCTTTAATGGTTTCTCCGATACCTGATTGTAATGCGCGATTTACATAACCGTCCTGAGGGGCAGTAATATAGTATAACCCGTTTCGGATTTTGTAATTGGTGTACTGATTGCGCAACTTGTTCACTTGAGCTTCTGTGTCAAATTGTGCACTCAAAGCGGTTTGTTTGTCGCTACTGGCTTTGGCTCTTTTTTCTGTGTATTCTGCCATAATACGGTTAATTTCCATGGTGGCATTTAAGACTTCATTTTGGCTTGCCAGATATTTATTTTCCTGTGTAATAATTTTGGCTTCCATGTCTTGAAGTTTTACCTTTTTTTCCTCTACATACGTCATGGGTTTTAACCCTTCTTTGTTCAGGCTTACAGCACGGTTGTATTGTGTTTCTGCTATTTTAAGCTGTGTAATGACAGCTTGTAGGTCCATACTGTCGCTTTTAACCTTTAAATAGGATTGTTTAAGTTTGTTTTGTGCTTGTTTCAGTTTCAGACCTTTTTCGTTTTCAATGGCGTTCATCTGAAGGTTCAAAGCTTTAACTTTTTCTTCATATGAATCAACGGCATTTTCTTTTGCCTTTACCTGATTTCCGGTGTTCTCCACTAGATCAGGATCTAGGTAATCTTCTTTGATCTCAGAGATAAAGAGGATCGTATCGCCTTTCTTAACAAAATCACCTTCCTGTACGTACCATTTTTCAATTCGGCCGGCAATAACAGTATGAATGGTTTGCGGACGTTGGTTAGGACGCAATGTAGTAACAAATCCGTTGCCGGAAATATTCTGTGTCCATGGTAAAAACAAGAATAAAATAATGACGATAACAATTCCCCATACAATTTTTTTGATGACGTTGTAATGAGGGTTGTCGGCAAATATTTGCGTTGATTTGTATTTTTTTAAATCAATGTATTGGCTTATTTTATTGTCGGTTATATTTAGCATCGTACTTATTTTATGAGTTGAATTACACCGTTTTCAAGATTGTAATGTTTGTTGCATTTTTGTTTCCAATAGT
Proteins encoded in this window:
- a CDS encoding HlyD family secretion protein is translated as MLNITDNKISQYIDLKKYKSTQIFADNPHYNVIKKIVWGIVIVIILFLFLPWTQNISGNGFVTTLRPNQRPQTIHTVIAGRIEKWYVQEGDFVKKGDTILFISEIKEDYLDPDLVENTGNQVKAKENAVDSYEEKVKALNLQMNAIENEKGLKLKQAQNKLKQSYLKVKSDSMDLQAVITQLKIAETQYNRAVSLNKEGLKPMTYVEEKKVKLQDMEAKIITQENKYLASQNEVLNATMEINRIMAEYTEKRAKASSDKQTALSAQFDTEAQVNKLRNQYTNYKIRNGLYYITAPQDGYVNRALQSGIGETIKDGTPIVSIMPSNFEIAVETYVDPLNFPLINKGEKVRVWFDGWPTIVFSGWPGVSYGTFGGVIVAKENFISENGKYRVLIAPDPNEKPWPKELSIGAGTQTLALLEDVPIWFEIWRTLNGFPPNFYQPNAAKGKTDKK